AAAGGCCTATGAGGTCGAATTTATTGCACTTGACGGGAATACATTGTCAGTTGAGACCCTGGATGCTGACAAAATCCGACCTATCCGAGATCGCGAGATGCCACATGTCCGTGACATGGCTGCTGCCTGATAACCTGATGCTTTCATCTCTAAAAAATGCCAAATAATGGCAACCTTTTCTCCCAGCATGTCGCTGGGAGAAAAATGCTTATGTCTGTCTTCAGTGTCTGACTTAATGTCTAGCGAAGTTCACCCCGTGAAATGCCGCTTACGGCGCTGCGTAGCAGATTTTACTGGGGCGGGTGGCTAAAAAAAGAAAATATTTATTGGCCACAGACAGGAAAGACAGACGAGTAGGACAGACTGAAGCAAATTTCCAGTGGGCGACGGAGTCCACTGGAAAGGTGTCCTGCTTAATGTTTTTCTATGAGGTTTGGGAGATGGAAAGTTTTTCGTCTACCTTTCATATCTGCCATTCTCGTCTGTGGTTAGAAAAAGAGGTTTTGCATGGATGTCAATGAGCTGACATATGCCATTAACGGGGCGATATATGAAGTGAACAAGGTGCTTGGAGCCGGATTTCTGGAGAAGGTCTATGAACAAGCCCTGATGGTTGAGCTTGAAAAGCGAGGGTTGAGGGCTGAGAACCAAGTTTCCATTACTGTGTGGTACAAAGACTTGGTGGTTGGCGAGTATTTTGCTGATATCGTGGTGGAAGACCAAGTCATTGTGGAGTTGAAGGTGGTAGGGGGGTTGAGTGGTGTACACGAGGCGCAGATGCTGAACTATCTAAAGGCGACCGGATTCAAGGTGGGACTGCTGGTAAACTTTGAATATCCCAAGGCTGTGATCAAGCGCTACATGCTGTGATAAATGAATTGTTTGCCACAGACAGGAAAGGCAGGAAAAATTAATGGCCACAGACAAGAAAGACAGACTTGAAAGGCAGACGTAGGATATTTTCCTGTGGAGGACTTCTCCACAGGAAAGCTGTCCTCGCCAAAGGCGCGACAACCTTTTCTCCCAGCATGTCGCTGGAGAAAAATGTTTTAGTCTGTCTTAAACGTCTGACTTATCGTCTGTGGCTAAAAAAAGAAAAGAATTTATGGCCACAGACCTGAAAGACAGACTATAAAGGCAGAAGGGGGATAATTTTCTGTGGAGGACTTCTCCACAGGTAAGCTTGCCTCGCATAGAGATGACATGTTTTTTTACCGGCAAGTTGCCGGGAAAAAATGTTTTAGTCTGTATTTAACGTCTGTCTTATCGTATGTGGCAAAAAAAAGAAAGAAGATTCATTGGCCACAGACAGGAAAGACAGACTTGAAAGGCAGACGTAGGATATTTTCCTGTGGAGGACTTCTCCACAGGAAAGCTGTCCTTGCCAAAGGCGTGACAACCTTTTCTCCCAGCATGTCGCTGGGGAAAAATGCTTTAGTCTGTATTTAACGTCTGACTTATCGTCTGTGGCTAAAAAAAAGAAAAGAATTAATGGCATTGAGCTGAGAAAAATACATCCCTGAATTTTTCAGGTTCATCCGGATGGAGGAAGGTATGAATGAAATACGATTGATGACAGACAAACCTG
This DNA window, taken from Desulfonatronovibrio magnus, encodes the following:
- a CDS encoding DUF4926 domain-containing protein, translated to MIKEHENAVLTVDLPSTGLVAGDVGVVVHVYKHAKAYEVEFIALDGNTLSVETLDADKIRPIRDREMPHVRDMAAA
- a CDS encoding GxxExxY protein; amino-acid sequence: MDVNELTYAINGAIYEVNKVLGAGFLEKVYEQALMVELEKRGLRAENQVSITVWYKDLVVGEYFADIVVEDQVIVELKVVGGLSGVHEAQMLNYLKATGFKVGLLVNFEYPKAVIKRYML